Below is a genomic region from Patagioenas fasciata isolate bPatFas1 chromosome 5, bPatFas1.hap1, whole genome shotgun sequence.
TTTGTCCCCATGACTCCTCCATCCTCTGGGTCCTGGActttccccatccccatccccagaacccccatgtcccctccattcCCCGACCATCTCCGactttgtccccatgtcctctcCATCCTCTGAGTCCTGGACTTTCCCCATCCCCagaacccccatgtcccctccattcCCCGACCATCCCCgactttgtccccatgtcccccccatccccagtgtccccacccagCTGTCCCCACCTTGCCAAAGACGGTGTTGAGGAAGGGCGAGTAGGTCTTGGTGGCAGCGGCGTGGGGATCCCCGTGTCCCTTCTTGCCACTCTTCTGGCCACCGTGCCGGGACTCGGAGCCGGGGCTTTTGCTGCCAGCCGGGGGGGGGCTGTCAGtttcggggggtttgggggttttctcACCCACCTCCCCCCCACCTTTCCCCTTGCTGGGGGTCTCCGTGTCCTTGGGGGTCCCCTTGTCCCCGCGGGAGCGTGGCATgggtgggcagggagcaggaccccGCGGCGGCCGAGCCCGAAGGAGGTGACAGGGAAATCCTCttaccccccggcccccccgcaggCTCCCGGGTAAAGCCAATTAGTGCTGATTAGCAGCAGGAAATGGCCACCGGCCACCAGCTACTGTCACCCCCCATGGCCACTGTCACCCTCCACAGCCTCGCGCCCCGGTAGAGCCACTGGCCACTGGCCACCAGCCACCGGATGGGTCCCCAGGGAGTGTCCCGGGGCCACCCTCCGTGTCCCTGCACTGGCACTggcccatgtccccagcactggcACCCCACAACCACCAGTGTGTCCCcagcacaaaaccatgtccccAGTACTGACTCCATGAccaccaccagtgtccccagcaccaacccatgtccccaatgctgaTATCCCACGGCCACCAGCATGTCctcaccactaacccatgtccccaacacTCCCACTCTGTGGCCACcagtgtgtccccagcaccaacccatgtccccagcactcaCCCCGTGGCTACCAGCGTGtccccagcaccagcccatgtccccagcgctctCACCGCCTGGCCACCAACCGTGTTCCCAGCCCAGACCCccatccccagcctggggacCTGTCCCCCCAGTGGGGACGTGACAGACGTGGGTGCTGTGGTGGGCACAgggcccccccgtgtcccccgtgtccccacgatACCATCGCCGGACGCAACGGCTGCGGGCGGGTGACAGCAGGAAGCCAGCACACGGCAGGAGATGCCATCGTGGGGAcactccagcccctgctcacgctCACTGTCCCAgcaccaatgtccccatgtccccacccagggggctccctgctgccctgggacccccaacccaaTGCCCTGGGGGGGTCAGAAATGGGTGAGAGGGGGTCCTGTCCCATGGCTGCCCCCCTGCCCAATGTCACCGTCCCCAGGCAGTGACAGTGGGGCCCCTTCCGCTCTGTGCTGCCCGATAATGGGCAGTGGCCCCCCTGCACCCTCCCTGTACCAGGGGGGGAAACTGAGGTACAGCTGGGGCCACCCCAAGCTGCTGCCCCATTGCTCCCCACAGGGACAGAGTCAGTGCtggggggtgagagatttggggttcaCTACCAGGGGAAGGGGGGGTGAGATAGTGGGTGGAGCTTCAAATCCGCAGCACCTCCCACCTGCTCCCACATatagggcaccccacagccgggtCCCCCCGGCCCGCCGCCTCCAACCGAGCGCTCCCCACCATTAAAGTAGGTCCTACTTTATTTACCCCCTGGGGCAGGGCtggtggggtgtccctggggacacgatggacacagtggggacagggtGGCACAGCCAGTGGGGGACACGGACACCATAGTGGGGGGAACCCCACAAGTGAGGGCAGGGCAGGAGAAAACCAGGTAAGGAGGATCAGGGGGGTCACAGCATGGATGGGGTGACATGGGAGGGGGTGGCATGGGAGAGGGTGGCATGGGAGGGAGTGGCACAGGGGGGATGACACGGAAAGGGGTGGCACAGGGCGGGTGACACTCCTTCCCGCAGCCCTGAGCTGCCCGTGCTGCCTGCAGGAGCCGGGGTGATGGAGCTGCCGAATGTCACCGTGTCCCCCTCGCCGTCCCTGCCGCCCCCTGGTCCCCTGCCGTGGGACGGTCAGCTGCTGGTGGCCTGCgcggtgctggggctgccggCCAACGCCTTCACCCTCTGGCTGACGGGCTGGCGGCTGCGCTGCCGGAGCTTGGCCACCTTCATCTTCAGCCTGGCCACCTCCGACTTCCTCTTCCTCACCAACTCGATCCTGCAGATCTGGTCGGTGGCCCAGGATGACCGGTGGACGTTGGGGACACCCCTGTGCCGCCTCCACCAGTTTCTTTATGCTTTGGGCTACTACAGCGGGCTGTTCATGCTGGCGGCCATCAGCCTGGACCGGTGCTTACTGGTGGCCGCCCCGCTCTGGTACCGGTGCCGGCGGCCAGCGCGGTTACCGGTGATGCTGTGCGTGGGCGCGTGGGTGACGGCGGCGGGGTGCAGCGTGCCGGACACGGCCATGTCGTCGGCCGTGGAGCTGTGGCCCGGCTGGGCCGTTTGCCGCAGCGAGAGGGGGAGCTGGGAGAAGCCCCTGCGGTGGCTGGAGGTGACGGTGGAGGGACTGGTGCCGTTCGGCGTGGTGGTGGCGTGTCACGGGATCGCCTTGGTGGTGGCGTGGTGGCGGCCCGGCCGCCCGCTGACTCACTTCCAGCGGATCGTGGCAGCCACGCTGAGCGCCTACGTGCTGCTGCACCTGCCCTTCCAGGTcacccagctgctgcagctggtggCCCCCGACCGCTTCGGTCACCTCCTGTACCTGCTGGGACTGGCCTTCAACCTCAGCAGCTGCCTCAACCCCTGGCTCTACCTGCTGCTGGGAACCCGCGCCGGCCACCACCTCGCCCGCATGCCGCGGGCTGTCCTCGCCTGCTTGTcacctgctgctgtcacccccgGGTCACCTGCCGCTGTCACCACTGAGGCATCCACTGCTGTCAGCTCTGTGCCACCCGCGGCCATCACCCCTGTGCCACTCGCCACCCTGACCCCTGGGCCACCCACCACTGTCACCCCTGTGCCACCCGCTGCCATCACCTCTGTGACACCCACCACTGTCACCCCTGTGCCACCCGCTGCCATCACCTCTGTGCCACCCACCGCTGTCACCCCTGTGCCATCCGCTGCCATCACCTCTGTGCCACCCACCACCCTCACCCGCCCACCAGCACCCGTGGGGTCCCCACCAACATCTCCATgagctgtcccccctgtccccacccgGCACAGCTGTGGGTGGCACGGcgtcatgtcccccatgtccccgctgtGCCCCCGGCTGGGGACATCCCCACCGTGGCCCCACGTGTGGGCTAAGCCCCTTGTCCACCCACGCAGATGGGGCCTCGGTGGGGCACAGCcacctgtggggacatgggggacagtggGGCACTGCTCCTCATGGGGGACCTGTGCCTGAACACTATGTGGGGGGCTGGCCCTGCCCCAGCGGGTGACTGTGCCCCAGGGGGTGGCTCTGCCCATGGGGACTGTGTCCCACAGGGTGACTCTGCCCACGGGGTGACCGTGTCCCAGGGGACCGTGTCCCACAGGGTGACCCTGTCCCACGTGGTGACATTATCCCACGGGGAGACCGTGTCCCCGGGGACCGTGCCCACGGGATGACCGTGTCCCACGGGGTGACCGTGTCCCACGGGGTGACCGTGTCCCAGGTGACCGTGCCCACGGGGTGACCGTGTCCCACGGGGTGACCCTGTCCCACGGGGTGACATTATCCCACGGGGTGACCGTGTCCCAGGCGACCGTGCCCACGGGGTGCCCGTGTCCCACGGGgtgaccccgctgtccccagtgCCGTGGCGGGTCCCGCTGTCCCCACGATCGCGGATCCCCACAGTTCCCCCCGCCCCCCGTACCGGCTCCCCCCTCGACCCCCGCTCCCGGTGCGGGTGCGcacgcgcggggcggggcggggctccgGTCACTTcctgcccccgccccctcccgccgcaccggccccgcgcgccgccgcccgctcccaccggcccggccccgcccgcccgccggtgAGTGCGGGGACGGGACCGCTGTCCCCCCGCGGGGATGGGGCGACCCCGGGGCCCGGCCTGGGGGGACCGACCGGCCCCATCCCCATCGTCGTCCCCAGCCCTCACCCCCGCGGTCCCCCCCGTCCGCCTCCCCTGGGCGtcatccccccctgtccccacccctgtccccttaCCCAGTGAGCCCGTCCGTGTCTCTGTCctttctgtccccatccctgtccctttacCCAGTGGGGCCATCCCTGTCTCGTCCTTgtacccacccctgtccccctgGTCCCCTAACGTGATGGGGCCGTTCCTATTCCTCctttctgtccccatccctgtccccttatCCACTGggaccatccctgtccccatccctgccccttaC
It encodes:
- the GPR152 gene encoding probable G-protein coupled receptor 152, translated to MELPNVTVSPSPSLPPPGPLPWDGQLLVACAVLGLPANAFTLWLTGWRLRCRSLATFIFSLATSDFLFLTNSILQIWSVAQDDRWTLGTPLCRLHQFLYALGYYSGLFMLAAISLDRCLLVAAPLWYRCRRPARLPVMLCVGAWVTAAGCSVPDTAMSSAVELWPGWAVCRSERGSWEKPLRWLEVTVEGLVPFGVVVACHGIALVVAWWRPGRPLTHFQRIVAATLSAYVLLHLPFQVTQLLQLVAPDRFGHLLYLLGLAFNLSSCLNPWLYLLLGTRAGHHLARMPRAVLACLSPAAVTPGSPAAVTTEASTAVSSVPPAAITPVPLATLTPGPPTTVTPVPPAAITSVTPTTVTPVPPAAITSVPPTAVTPVPSAAITSVPPTTLTRPPAPVGSPPTSP